In Streptomyces sp. NBC_00704, a genomic segment contains:
- a CDS encoding ABC transporter ATP-binding protein: MTIIDQTDAVPAPRDGESTGPLLDVRNLHVEFDTREGVVRAVNGVNYSVNSGETLAVLGESGSGKSVTAQAIMGILDMPPARIPQGEIRFHGRDMLAMSEEERRKIRGARIAMIFQDALSSLNPVLSVGFQLGEMFRVHQGMSRKDAKAKAVELMDRVKIPAAAARVNDYPHQFSGGMRQRIMIAMALALEPDLIIADEPTTALDVTVQAQVMDLLAELQREYRMGLILITHDLGVVADVADKIAVMYAGRIVETAPVHELYKRPAHPYTRGLLDSIPRLDQKGQELYAIRGLPPNLLKVPHGCAFNPRCDRAQDVCRTDVPALVQVTERDGTALPGRASACHFWKETIHG, encoded by the coding sequence GTGACCATCATCGATCAGACAGACGCCGTCCCGGCTCCGCGTGACGGCGAGAGCACCGGCCCGCTTCTCGACGTGCGGAACCTGCACGTCGAGTTCGACACCCGCGAGGGCGTCGTCCGGGCCGTCAACGGGGTCAACTACTCCGTGAACTCCGGCGAGACCCTCGCCGTGCTCGGCGAGTCCGGCTCGGGCAAGTCCGTGACGGCCCAGGCCATCATGGGCATCCTCGACATGCCGCCGGCCCGCATCCCCCAGGGCGAGATCCGCTTCCACGGCCGGGACATGCTCGCCATGTCCGAGGAGGAGCGGCGCAAGATCCGCGGTGCGCGCATCGCGATGATCTTCCAGGACGCGCTGTCCTCGCTCAACCCCGTGCTCAGCGTGGGCTTCCAGCTCGGTGAGATGTTCCGCGTCCACCAGGGGATGTCCCGCAAGGACGCCAAGGCCAAGGCCGTGGAACTGATGGACCGGGTGAAGATCCCGGCGGCCGCGGCACGGGTGAACGACTACCCGCACCAGTTCTCCGGCGGTATGCGCCAGCGCATCATGATCGCCATGGCGCTCGCCCTGGAGCCGGACCTGATCATCGCCGACGAGCCGACCACGGCCCTCGACGTGACCGTCCAGGCCCAGGTGATGGACCTGCTCGCGGAGTTGCAGCGCGAGTACCGGATGGGGCTCATCCTCATCACCCACGACCTCGGTGTGGTCGCGGACGTCGCCGACAAGATCGCGGTGATGTACGCGGGCCGGATCGTGGAGACCGCGCCGGTGCACGAGCTGTACAAGCGCCCCGCCCACCCTTACACGCGCGGTCTGCTCGACTCGATCCCGCGTCTGGACCAGAAGGGCCAGGAGCTCTACGCGATCAGGGGCCTGCCGCCCAACCTGCTGAAGGTGCCGCACGGCTGCGCCTTCAACCCCCGTTGCGACCGCGCGCAGGACGTGTGCCGCACGGACGTTCCGGCGCTGGTCCAGGTGACCGAGCGGGACGGGACGGCACTGCCCGGCCGCGCCAGCGCGTGCCACTTCTGGAAGGAGACGATCCATGGCTGA
- a CDS encoding ABC transporter ATP-binding protein, which translates to MADTTKATEPGDATPNVSELEVADVHSVEEKVAALDTPVGRGEPILQVRNLVKHFPLTQGIIVKRQVGAVKAVDGISFDLYQGETLGIVGESGCGKSTVAKVLMNLEKATAGEVFYKGQDITKLSGRALKAVRRNIQMIFQDPYTSLNPRMTVGDIIGEPFDIHPEVAPKGDRRKRVRELLDVVGLNPEYINRYPHQFSGGQRQRIGIARGLALNPEVIICDEPVSALDVSVQAQVINLMERLQDEFNLSYVFIAHDLSIVRHISDRVGVMYLGRLAEIGSDEQIYEHPTHPYTQALLSAVPVPDPDAREGRERIILTGDVPSPANPPSGCRFRTRCWKAQDKCAEETPLLAVPERFKGVDTPAAHESACHFAEEKDVVHAG; encoded by the coding sequence ATGGCTGACACGACCAAGGCCACCGAGCCCGGGGACGCCACGCCCAACGTCTCCGAGCTGGAGGTCGCCGACGTGCACTCGGTGGAGGAGAAGGTCGCCGCCCTCGACACGCCCGTCGGGCGGGGCGAGCCGATCCTCCAGGTGCGCAACCTCGTCAAGCACTTCCCGCTGACGCAGGGCATCATCGTCAAGCGGCAGGTCGGCGCGGTGAAGGCCGTCGACGGCATCTCCTTCGACCTGTACCAGGGCGAGACCCTGGGCATCGTGGGCGAGTCCGGCTGCGGCAAGTCGACCGTCGCCAAGGTTCTGATGAACCTGGAGAAGGCGACGGCCGGCGAGGTCTTCTACAAGGGCCAGGACATCACCAAGCTGTCCGGGCGGGCCCTGAAGGCGGTCCGCCGGAACATCCAGATGATCTTCCAGGACCCGTACACGTCGCTCAACCCGCGCATGACGGTCGGCGACATCATCGGCGAGCCCTTCGACATCCACCCCGAGGTGGCCCCCAAGGGCGACCGCAGGAAGCGCGTGCGCGAGCTGCTGGACGTCGTCGGTCTGAACCCGGAGTACATCAACCGCTACCCGCACCAGTTCTCGGGCGGTCAGCGTCAGCGCATCGGCATCGCCCGCGGCCTGGCGCTCAACCCCGAGGTCATCATCTGCGACGAGCCGGTCTCCGCTCTGGACGTGTCCGTCCAGGCCCAGGTCATCAACCTGATGGAGCGACTGCAGGACGAGTTCAACCTCTCCTACGTCTTCATCGCGCACGACCTGTCGATCGTCCGGCACATCTCGGACCGGGTCGGCGTGATGTACCTCGGCCGGCTCGCCGAGATCGGCTCCGACGAGCAGATCTACGAGCACCCGACGCACCCGTACACGCAGGCGCTGCTGTCCGCGGTCCCGGTGCCCGACCCGGACGCCCGCGAGGGCCGCGAGCGGATCATCCTCACCGGTGACGTGCCGTCGCCGGCGAACCCGCCGTCCGGCTGCCGCTTCCGCACCCGCTGCTGGAAGGCCCAGGACAAGTGCGCCGAGGAGACCCCTCTCCTGGCCGTTCCCGAGCGTTTCAAGGGCGTGGACACGCCGGCCGCGCATGAGTCGGCCTGCCACTTCGCCGAGGAGAAGGACGTCGTCCACGCGGGGTGA